The segment CGCTCTGCCGCAGTTCCTCGCGTAGCACGCGGCGAAGCGTCTCTTCCAGCGGTTCGGCCGCGTTGCGCACGTGGTCCCGCAGGACCGAGTTGATCAGGCTCTGGTAGTTGCCGCCACCCGCCGCATCCACCTGCGCGCGAAACCAATCCAGCACCTCGTTGTCCAAACGGATGGTGATTCGTGTCTTTCCCGCAGGCGTGGGGTCGATTGCGCCTCGCCGTCCCATACTGAAATCGTACTCGTCTTTCATCGGTCGCCTCGATCGTAGAGAACTCGCTCTGTCCGCGACGCCCGGCGCGCGGAAATCAGGCGCACTGTTCCTATTCCTCGCCACGTGTAAACCACCACGACGATTCGGCCCAGGCTATCTGTGCCGATCGTGGCGTAGCGCTCCTCCTCTGGGTGTGGGTCCTCCACCGTGATCGCGTCCTCGTCTTGCAGCGCACCTACGGCGTCAGCAAACCGAACTCCATGCTTCGCGGCGTTGCTGCGTGCCTTCTTCGGGTCCCATTCATATCGCATTGGAGTGTATGCACGTCCGTGCACCGGGTCAAGGAGGAAAGGAAGAAGCGCCGTCCTGACGGGGACGGCGCTTTGAGCAGCCCGGCTACCGCAGTATGCACGGCACCCAGTCGAACCTCACTCGACGTTCTCCCCTCTCCCGCGCTGTTTGCGGGGGAGGGGCCGGGGGAGGGGGAACCCTGTTGCTACGCCAGCGGAAGCCCCGACGTGGCGCGCGTCTGCTCGTCGTGGAGCGCGCGGAGCGGGGCGATGTCGGGATGTTCTACGCCGCTGCCGAGTTCCTCCACGAACAGGCAGGTTGCGCGGCCGCCGGACGCTGCGTCGTAGCGCCGCTCCCATTCGCGCATCGACTGCTCGTCCGCGCCCGTCTCGTACGGAAAGGTGACCGGCGGGTTCTCGGTGTCCACCCGCCACGGCTTGGGCGTCAGCCGCGCGCGAAAGCTCTTTTGCACCTGGCACAGGCGGATGTACTGCGGATCGGCCCCCAGCGCCGTCATGGTGGCCTGCACCTCGGCGTCGGTGGGCGAAAATGGCGCGTGCGTCACCAGGTAGCGCATCCCCGAGTGCGTGCGGTACACGCGCACCCGCCAGTCCGGGTGCGACGCAATCCAGTTCCGCAGCCGGGCCAAGGGCGCGGTGGGCGGGTCTCCCGGCGTCCACCCGCCGGGAGCGGCCGCAGGGGGCGCGGCCGGCGCCGGGGTGCGCGGGCCCAGGACGGTGTCGGCGATGGACTTCAACCCGGGCGGCACCGGCAGCGCATCCACCAGCCCCCACAGCGGATGCGACGTCGTCGGCGGGGTGGCGGGCCGCGATGCCGGCTGGGCGTCCGCGGCGGGAACGTCGACGTCGATGAAGAAAGCCCGCGCGGCGTTCAGCACCAGCGCGCCATACGAGTTGCGGGTGATGGCCGCATCGGGCACGTCGGGCGACCCGGTCGCGAAAAACTCCCGCACCACCTCCTCCCGCAGCGGGCGGTCGCCGTAGGTGTAGCGCTCGGGAAAGCCTTCACCCGCACTGATGCGCGCCGCCACGCGCCCCACCGCCTCCTGCGCCAGCGACTGCGCCTCGGCGGGGCTGCTTCGCGAGCCACGCCATACGTGGAACCGCACCGGCTTGCCGGCCGGGGTGACGGCCTGGGACTCTGCGCGCGACCAGTAGCGGGGAATCAGCATCGGTTGGCCTCCGGGCGGGTGGACGGGGCGACGACTGTGGACCGTGCGGTGCGTTCAGTATCTGCGCCGCCGGGCGGCGCCGCAAGCTCCCCGTCCACCTCCATCGTACCGGGGCCGGGGCGACGCGATCATCGTGGTTGTCCCGCTCATCGCTCGCACGTACTTTCCGCATCCGGCAGCCTCAGCACTCGCCTTCCCCAGGCTGGCCGCCCCGTCCCGCCGCACGACTTCACTCCATCGCACCCAACAATGACCGAAACCGAGAAGCTGGACCCCGAGCGCTGGGCAACCTGCGTGAAGCTCGCCCGCACCCTGCTGATGGTGGGCGACGATGACGGCGACCTGGTGCTGAAGTACCTGGACGTGTTGATCGACCACGGGCTGACGAAGACCGACAAGCCGAAGAAGGTGCTGGTGGTGGGGGCGGGGATCGCGGGGCTCGTTTCCGCGTGGCTGCTGAAGGAGGCGGGCCACCACGTGACCATCATCGAGGCCAACGGCAACCGCGTCGGCGGGCGGCTGAAGACCTTTCGCTACGACCAGTGGCGGCCCGACCTGCCGGCGCCCTTCCGCGATCCGCGCCAGTACGCCGAAGCCGGCGCCATGCGGCTTCCCAACTTCCACCCGCTCGTCCTTGCCTTGGTGGACAAGCTGGGGCTGAAGCGCCGCCTGTTCTACAACGTCGACGTAAAGCCCGGCACCGGCAGCGGCACCGTGCCCCCGGTGGTCTACAAGTCGTTCACCGGGGCCGAGTGGCGCAACGGGCCCGACGTTCCGTTCACCGCGCCCGACAAGGTGAACAACGCCTGGATCCGGGTGAACGGAAAGCAGGTGCGCAAGAGCGAGTACGAGAAGGACCCGCGCGCCATCAACGCTACCTTCGGCATGCCCGAGGAGCTGCGGGGGAAAACGACGAACCAGCTGGTGAACGACGTGGTCGACAAGGTGCGCGACTACTACTCGACGGTGGACCCGGTGACCCGCGAGCGGAAGAGCAAGCCGTTCCAGGAGTGGGTGGAGGGCTGGGCGCGCGTCATCTACGACTTCGACCAGTACTCCATGTGGGGCTTCCTCAAGGAGCACGGCAAGTTCGCCGACGGGACCATCGAGGCGGTGGGGACCATCGAGAACCTCACGTCTCGGCTGCCCCTGTCGTTCTTCCACAGCTTTCTGGGGCGCAGCGACATCAACCCCAGGGCCACGTACTGGGAGATCGAGGGCGGAAGCTGGCGGCTGCCGTACGCGTTCCTCTCGTTTCTGCGCGACGAGATCGTCATGGGGCGGCGGCTGGTGCAGATGGAGTACTGGCACCCGGACCGCGACTGCTCGGGGTGCACGCACGTGGGGCCCGATGGACCGGCCGTGTGGATCAAGACGGTGGATG is part of the Longimicrobium sp. genome and harbors:
- a CDS encoding BrnA antitoxin family protein, whose translation is MKDEYDFSMGRRGAIDPTPAGKTRITIRLDNEVLDWFRAQVDAAGGGNYQSLINSVLRDHVRNAAEPLEETLRRVLREELRQS
- a CDS encoding BrnT family toxin, encoding MRYEWDPKKARSNAAKHGVRFADAVGALQDEDAITVEDPHPEEERYATIGTDSLGRIVVVVYTWRGIGTVRLISARRASRTERVLYDRGDR
- a CDS encoding flavin monoamine oxidase family protein produces the protein MTETEKLDPERWATCVKLARTLLMVGDDDGDLVLKYLDVLIDHGLTKTDKPKKVLVVGAGIAGLVSAWLLKEAGHHVTIIEANGNRVGGRLKTFRYDQWRPDLPAPFRDPRQYAEAGAMRLPNFHPLVLALVDKLGLKRRLFYNVDVKPGTGSGTVPPVVYKSFTGAEWRNGPDVPFTAPDKVNNAWIRVNGKQVRKSEYEKDPRAINATFGMPEELRGKTTNQLVNDVVDKVRDYYSTVDPVTRERKSKPFQEWVEGWARVIYDFDQYSMWGFLKEHGKFADGTIEAVGTIENLTSRLPLSFFHSFLGRSDINPRATYWEIEGGSWRLPYAFLSFLRDEIVMGRRLVQMEYWHPDRDCSGCTHVGPDGPAVWIKTVDEHADEDRGGSPQPPEFQEFRADVAIITIPFSSLRHVIVDPLFSYKKGRAVIELHYDSATKVLLEFSKRWWEFSEADWKREMNAIRPGLYDEHARESQAKGTALLGADPDVDETRIAKREKAFYAELRHQEAPDREATHVFGGGSITDNPNRFMYYPSHPVPGSDGGVVLASYSWADDAARWDSMSDDERYAFALRGLQSLHGRRIEVFYTGKGQTQSWLRNRYAFGEAAVFTPGQVTQLHLHIPTPEGPVHFAGEHTSLKHAWVEGSLESAVRVALEVNGEVSA